The following are encoded together in the Streptomyces sp. NBC_01465 genome:
- a CDS encoding nucleotide triphosphate diphosphatase NUDT15 — protein MATHIRVGVQAIVRSGDRILLGLRANTFGAGSWGLPGGHLEVGETLIGAACRELKEETGVQAWCARVVCVTDPDLAANHHMQIGVEISDCTGEIQVREPDRCERWVFWHLDSLPDALFVGSVGVLNSVRNGVFHLPRD, from the coding sequence ATGGCTACACATATACGGGTAGGAGTCCAGGCGATCGTTCGCTCCGGTGACCGAATCCTCCTGGGGCTGCGGGCCAATACCTTCGGCGCCGGTAGCTGGGGGCTGCCCGGTGGGCACTTGGAAGTCGGTGAGACGCTGATCGGTGCCGCCTGCCGGGAACTCAAGGAGGAGACCGGCGTCCAGGCCTGGTGTGCGCGGGTCGTCTGTGTCACTGACCCGGACCTGGCGGCCAACCATCACATGCAGATCGGCGTCGAGATCTCTGACTGCACGGGCGAGATCCAGGTGCGGGAACCCGACCGGTGCGAACGCTGGGTGTTCTGGCACCTGGACTCTCTACCCGACGCCCTGTTCGTGGGGTCCGTCGGTGTCCTGAACAGTGTCAGGAACGGGGTCTTTCACCTTCCCCGCGATTGA